The sequence below is a genomic window from Bacillota bacterium.
AGGGTGTTTACGGCGTTTATGGTGCTGATGGTGCTGATGGTGTTTATATTCATGCGCGGCCTGATCCTGCCTTCTAGCTGGTAGATTCGATTCCAGTAGGGTCGTGGGCCGCACAAAAGTTCGCGGCCCTTATCATTTGCTGCAGAAAATTCTGGCGCACCTATCTATGCAGGCAGCACAGGAGAGCCGCAGGCCAAAACCCGGTTCTCCTTTTCATTTTTCACCTGCGTTTCATGGCGCGGTGTGCGAAAGCGAGGCTCAGGTAAGATGCAGGCAGCGTTGGAATGTATAAATGCGAGAAAGGTGTTCTACGTAAAGAAGGGGGTGAAAACAGAATCAAAACCCTCTGCCGAGTGGCGTGCGGCGTCCGGTGAGAACGGCAGGTTCCCCGGCCGTCTGCCTCTCCCTCGGGTCATAACCACCCTGTTTTCCACGAGTGTGCCGGTGGAGGCTGTGGCCGGAGTGACGTTCGAGGTCGGGCGCGGGGAGATTTTTGGCATTCTGGGGCCAAATGGATCGGGCAAGTCGACGCTCATCAGGCTCATATCTACATTGCTCCTGCCCGACGAGGGCGAGATCAGGGTCTTCGGCCACGACGTGGTGCGCGAGAGATTCGCCGTGCGCCGCCTGATAAACCGCGTTTCTGTTGAGGCCGCGTTTTTCAAAAAGCTCTCGGCCATGGAGAACCTGAGCTACGCTGCAAGGCTCTATGATCTTGACATCCGCGAGGCGCGAAAGACCGCCATCCATATCCTGGATCGCCTCGGGTTCAGCGAGAACAAGGTATATGAGC
It includes:
- a CDS encoding ABC transporter ATP-binding protein, which encodes MQAALECINARKVFYVKKGVKTESKPSAEWRAASGENGRFPGRLPLPRVITTLFSTSVPVEAVAGVTFEVGRGEIFGILGPNGSGKSTLIRLISTLLLPDEGEIRVFGHDVVRERFAVRRLINRVSVEAAFFKKLSAMENLSYAARLYDLDIREARKTAIHILDRLGFSENKVYEPLEDLSRGMQQKVAVARALLTSPLLLLLDEPTTGLDPVSKREVQDYVLEVREARGTTVILTTHDMQEADRLCDRVAIIDQGRFVALDTPARLKAGLSVSLSTNGGKTANSGGTADNGGVVNSSETVTLENVFFVLTGRELREFNLGKGDHGD